From a single Planctellipticum variicoloris genomic region:
- a CDS encoding type II toxin-antitoxin system VapC family toxin has translation MLADIDVIDFDTDCARWFGQIRAPLLAAGQVVNPVDLMIGAVALAHDLTLVTHNRKHFTPIPGLRIEDWLSS, from the coding sequence TTGCTTGCCGACATCGACGTCATCGATTTCGACACCGATTGTGCTCGATGGTTCGGTCAGATCCGAGCGCCGTTGCTGGCCGCCGGACAGGTCGTGAATCCCGTGGACCTGATGATTGGCGCTGTCGCGCTGGCTCACGATCTTACGCTGGTCACGCATAATAGGAAGCACTTTACCCCCATTCCCGGTCTCCGGATCGAGGACTGGCTTTCATCGTGA